One segment of Burkholderia multivorans ATCC BAA-247 DNA contains the following:
- a CDS encoding tetratricopeptide repeat protein → MKKSLAALGLSLMLLSSAAFAVPSLQQVEQSIAQRDWQRADAQLSQVVDAHPNNAHARYLYAQVLDREGRAADALVQLQRAKTLDPQLRFTDASRFAQTEARIRADASRTTGNVPSATPSGSLQSSLAPSSAPAVKHGPSTTMWIGLGLLVAVIALVLRWTLRRARSAGDTRADDERRAQLKRATDVLNDIRPLKLDAKLSTLPGAAALAGELDAIEADARTLVESLSNGKNPVPPYRIDELEQRHASVKARVEGRPDPAAQPAAPGNGSGSVYAQEADRVTGAQGQPYQQQPYPQQPYPPQPYPQQQPPVVIQQGGGFGGGMGGLLTGVLLGEAMSGGRDRVIERDVIVDDERRRQQNADPGFDLGRGDDSNWSDGNGGGVDLGSNDDGWSDDNT, encoded by the coding sequence ATGAAGAAATCTCTCGCCGCTCTCGGCCTCTCGCTGATGCTGCTGTCGTCCGCCGCATTCGCGGTTCCGTCGCTGCAGCAAGTCGAGCAATCGATCGCGCAGCGCGACTGGCAGCGCGCGGACGCGCAGTTGTCGCAAGTCGTCGACGCGCATCCGAACAACGCGCACGCGCGCTATCTGTATGCGCAGGTGCTCGATCGCGAAGGCCGCGCGGCCGACGCGCTCGTGCAGTTGCAGCGCGCGAAGACGCTCGATCCGCAATTGCGCTTCACCGACGCGTCGCGCTTCGCGCAAACCGAAGCGCGGATTCGTGCCGATGCGTCGCGCACGACCGGCAACGTGCCGTCGGCTACGCCGTCCGGTTCGCTGCAATCGTCGCTCGCGCCGTCGTCCGCACCGGCCGTCAAGCACGGGCCGTCGACCACGATGTGGATCGGTCTCGGCCTGCTCGTCGCGGTGATCGCGCTGGTACTGCGCTGGACGCTGCGGCGCGCGCGCTCGGCCGGCGACACGCGCGCCGACGACGAACGGCGCGCGCAGCTCAAGCGCGCAACCGACGTGCTGAACGACATCCGGCCGCTGAAGCTCGACGCGAAGCTCTCGACGTTGCCGGGCGCGGCCGCCCTCGCCGGCGAACTCGACGCGATCGAAGCCGATGCGCGCACGCTCGTCGAATCGCTGTCGAACGGCAAGAATCCGGTGCCGCCGTACCGGATCGACGAGCTCGAGCAGCGTCATGCAAGCGTGAAGGCGCGCGTCGAAGGCCGCCCCGATCCGGCCGCGCAGCCGGCCGCACCGGGCAACGGCAGCGGGTCCGTGTACGCGCAGGAAGCCGATCGCGTGACCGGCGCGCAAGGCCAGCCGTATCAGCAACAGCCCTACCCTCAGCAACCGTATCCGCCGCAGCCGTATCCGCAACAGCAGCCGCCCGTCGTGATCCAGCAAGGCGGCGGTTTCGGCGGCGGCATGGGCGGCCTGCTGACCGGCGTACTGCTCGGCGAAGCGATGTCGGGCGGCCGCGATCGCGTGATCGAACGCGACGTGATCGTCGACGACGAGCGTCGCCGCCAGCAGAATGCGGACCCGGGCTTCGATCTCGGCCGCGGCGACGATTCGAACTGGAGCGACGGCAACGGCGGCGGTGTCGATCTCGGCAGCAACGACGACGGCTGGAGCGACGACAACACCTGA
- the mscL gene encoding large conductance mechanosensitive channel protein MscL: MSIIKEFKEFAVKGNVMDLAVGVIIGGAFSKIVDSVVKDLIMPVIGVLTGGLDFSNKFVLLGTVPASFKGNPDSFKDLQAAGVAVFGYGSFITVLINFIILAFIIFLMVKFINKLRKPAEAAPAATPEDIVLLREIRDSLKQR, encoded by the coding sequence ATGAGCATAATCAAGGAATTCAAGGAGTTCGCCGTCAAGGGCAACGTGATGGATCTCGCCGTCGGCGTGATCATCGGCGGCGCGTTCTCGAAGATCGTCGACTCGGTCGTGAAGGATCTGATCATGCCGGTCATCGGCGTGCTGACCGGCGGTCTGGATTTCTCGAACAAGTTCGTTCTGCTCGGCACCGTCCCCGCATCGTTCAAGGGCAATCCGGATTCGTTCAAGGATCTGCAGGCCGCGGGCGTCGCGGTGTTCGGCTACGGTTCGTTCATCACCGTGCTGATCAATTTCATCATCCTGGCCTTCATCATTTTCCTGATGGTGAAATTCATCAACAAGCTGCGCAAGCCCGCGGAAGCCGCACCGGCCGCAACGCCGGAAGACATCGTGCTGCTGCGCGAGATCCGCGATTCGCTGAAGCAGCGCTGA
- a CDS encoding NAD(P)-dependent oxidoreductase, with amino-acid sequence MEVGFCGPGLMGAPMIRHLLAAGHRVSVWNRTRAKAEALAAEGAQVVDTPRELAQRVETVFVCVLDTRAVGDVVFGADGLLAGDASARRLQRIVDHSSIAPAATRDYAARAAALGVGWVDAPVSGGVPGAQAGTLAVMAGGRAADLDAVRPLIDTYASRITHMGDAGAGQTAKLCNQAIVTATVTAIAEAVGLAQASGIDAARLAEALAGGWADSVLLQTFVPRMTSGAHAPIGALGTFQKDVDAIADAARDTGAVMPVSATVQQVLRLGAAQGLASADFAAFIDIVRPQNGRHAR; translated from the coding sequence GTGGAAGTCGGATTTTGCGGACCGGGATTGATGGGCGCGCCGATGATTCGGCATCTGCTGGCGGCCGGGCATCGCGTCAGCGTGTGGAACCGGACGCGTGCGAAGGCGGAGGCGCTCGCGGCGGAAGGCGCGCAGGTCGTCGATACGCCGCGTGAACTCGCGCAGCGTGTCGAGACGGTATTCGTCTGCGTGCTCGACACGCGCGCGGTCGGCGACGTCGTATTCGGCGCCGATGGCCTGCTCGCGGGCGACGCGTCGGCCCGGCGGCTGCAGCGCATCGTCGATCATTCGAGCATTGCGCCGGCCGCGACGCGCGACTATGCGGCGCGCGCGGCTGCGCTCGGCGTCGGCTGGGTCGACGCGCCGGTGTCGGGCGGCGTGCCGGGTGCGCAGGCCGGCACGCTCGCCGTGATGGCGGGCGGCCGTGCGGCCGATCTCGATGCGGTGCGGCCGTTGATCGACACGTACGCGTCGCGCATCACGCACATGGGCGATGCCGGCGCCGGGCAGACCGCGAAGCTCTGCAATCAGGCGATCGTGACGGCCACGGTCACGGCAATCGCCGAGGCGGTCGGCCTCGCGCAGGCAAGCGGCATCGATGCGGCGCGCCTCGCCGAAGCGCTCGCCGGCGGCTGGGCCGACTCGGTGCTGCTGCAGACCTTCGTGCCGCGCATGACGTCGGGCGCGCACGCGCCGATCGGCGCGCTCGGCACGTTCCAGAAGGATGTGGATGCAATCGCCGACGCCGCGCGCGACACGGGCGCGGTGATGCCCGTATCGGCGACGGTCCAGCAGGTGTTGCGGCTCGGCGCCGCACAGGGGCTCGCCAGCGCGGACTTCGCGGCGTTCATCGACATCGTGCGCCCGCAGAACGGACGCCACGCGCGCTGA
- a CDS encoding dodecin: MSDHVYKLIELTGSSRQSCDDAIRNAISKAGKTLHNLHWFEVTDTRGHIEGDQVIHWQVTLKVGMRLDD; the protein is encoded by the coding sequence ATGAGCGACCACGTCTACAAGTTGATCGAGCTGACCGGTTCGTCGCGGCAATCGTGCGACGACGCGATCCGCAACGCGATCTCGAAGGCCGGCAAGACGCTGCACAACCTCCACTGGTTCGAGGTGACCGACACGCGCGGCCACATCGAAGGCGACCAAGTGATCCACTGGCAGGTGACGCTGAAAGTCGGCATGCGTCTCGACGACTGA